In Streptacidiphilus sp. P02-A3a, the DNA window CCAGCTCCGCCTCCTCGAAGTGCGCGGCCGCCCGCTGGTAGACCGCGTCCGGCACGAAGCCGTCGGTGAGCACGGTGACCGCCTCGGTCAGCGCCAGTGCGGCCTGCTCCTTCGGCGTGAAGAAGCCGCCCGACTCCTCCCAGGCGTGCAGCAGCTGGAGCCGCAGCTCGGTCTCCCCGGCCTTGCGGGCGTCACGGGTGTGCATGGTGATACAGAACGCACAGTGGTTGATCTGCGAGGCCCGGACCTTGACCAGTTCCGCCAGGGTCGGATCC includes these proteins:
- a CDS encoding carboxymuconolactone decarboxylase family protein — protein: MTTTSTHEHGTHGPRMNLAKAAPEVYKAMIALDRAAQQGLDPTLAELVKVRASQINHCAFCITMHTRDARKAGETELRLQLLHAWEESGGFFTPKEQAALALTEAVTVLTDGFVPDAVYQRAAAHFEEAELAQLIATIFTINAWNRIAVTTRMDPASL